One region of Ptiloglossa arizonensis isolate GNS036 chromosome 8, iyPtiAriz1_principal, whole genome shotgun sequence genomic DNA includes:
- the LOC143149942 gene encoding uncharacterized protein LOC143149942 — MFRYILRVLSSEVSSFRYFKRKSSDSSKNKTTNDNIAFEAEYYYKQDKELLEMVKQKMQDEVKCMQDEVTAMRNKIEEYNRNINENLRFLKGLDKDLSASDKK; from the exons ATGTTTCGATATATTTTACGAGTTTTATCGAGCGAAGTTAGTAG TTTCAGGTATTTTAAGAGAAAAAGTAGTGATTCTAGTAAGAATAAAACAACAAACGATAATATTGCTTTTGAAGCTGAATATTATTATAAGCAG GATAAAGAATTGCTAGAAATGGTAAAGCAAAAGATGCAGGACGAAGTAAAGTGCATGCAGGATGAAGTTACAGCAATGCGTAACAAAATTGAGGAATACAATCgcaatataaatgaaaatctaCGATTTTTAAAAGGTCTCGATAAAGATTTATCAGCTAGCGATAAAAAGTGA
- the LOC143149943 gene encoding ATPase inhibitor mai-2, mitochondrial-like, with protein MQRVIMLSRNMASLSQVRMVGERGSGAGKGGGGGGSIRDAGGSFGKMEAAHEDQYFYNLQKEQFQKLKEDLHDEISFHEEQIKRHQEAINRHKLRITAMNKE; from the exons ATGCAACGAGTTATTATGCTTTCACGAAATATGGCTTCATTAAG CCAAGTGAGAATGGTTGGTGAACGCGGATCAGGTGCTGGTaaaggtggtggcggtggtggatcTATCCGCGATGCTGGTGGTTCTTTTGGAAAAATGGAAGCTGCCCATGAAGAtcagtatttttataatttg CAAAAGGAACAGTTTCAAAAACTGAAAGAAGATCTTCACGACGAGATCTCCTTCCATGAAGAACAAATTAAACGTCATCAAGAAGCTATAAACCGTCACAAACTGAGAATCACAGCTATGAACAAAGAATGA
- the LOC143150650 gene encoding uncharacterized protein LOC143150650, translated as MSNATTVLPKKRERTQNWVPEEKNALFALIKAHVAAIENKKIDAAASAMKTLAWQQIHCAFRGRFSTDRDITRMREQWRRMKAQARMEMYTFAEKVKNLGPEEAAKNRPSNLSIEVWRLMERAKKNHGDGDRSDENSQEGSENFTNLQAILDKLTTTTPEVTVNEIKVEPDSDDYNTEEEASQGELFRKRTEVPEKKRPRISENEPIDLAEQKAQGEDTVVRQLDNEESMTLSTSKDRNDRIDDQEESSRRATWLLEVAQREHDLKLKMLNIDLERAELQKQTAINKLKTSEIKRQLIENQAAEYYRLYCIYFRI; from the exons ATGTCGAACGCGACCACGGTGTTGCCGAAGAAGAGGGAGAGGACCCAGAATTGGGTCCCCGAGGAGAAGAACGCTCTGTTCGCGTTGATCAAAGCCCACGTGGCAGCGATCGAGAATAAGAAGATCGACGCAGCCGCGTCCGCCATGAAGACACTCGCTTGGCAGCAGATTCACTGCGCTTTTCGCGGCAGATTCTCCACCGACAGAGACATCACCAGGATGAGGGAGCAATGGAGGAGGATGAAGGCCCAGGCGAGGATGGAGATGTACACCTTCGCCGAGAAG GTGAAGAATCTGGGCCCCGAGGAGGCGGCCAAGAATCGTCCATCGAACCTCTCGATCGAGGTATGGAGATTGATGGAAAGGGCGAAGAAGAACCACGGAGACGGGGATCGTTCGGACGAGAACAGTCAAGAAGGTAGCGAGAATTTTACGAATCTGCAGGCCATCCTGGACAAGCTGACGACGACCACGCCGGAAGTGACAGTCAACGAGATCAAAGTCGAACCGGACAGCGACGATTACAACACGGAAGAGGAGGCGAGTCAAGGCGAGCTTTTCAGAAAGAGGACCGAGGTGCCGGAAAAGAAACGACCTCGAATCTCGGAAAACGAGCCGATTGACCTCGCTGAACAGAAAGCACAGGGCGAGGATACCGTGGTTCGCCAACTCGATAACG AGGAGAGCATGACTTTGTCCACCTCGAAGGAcaggaacgatcgaatcgatgatcAAGAAGAGTCAAGTCGAAGAGCGACGTGGCTGTTGGAGGTTGCTCAAAGGGAGCACGATTTGAAACTAAAAATGCTGAACATTGACTTGGAACGCGCGGAATTGCAGAAACAGACCGCCATCAATAAATTAAAAACCTCGGAGATCAAGAGGCAATTGATTGAAAATCAAGCTGCCGAGTACTACAGGTTATATTGTATTTACTTTCGTATTTAA